From the Sulfuricurvum sp. genome, one window contains:
- a CDS encoding 5'-nucleotidase, with protein MGYDLENKLVIAISSRALFSLEEENRIFEKQGLKEYYQHQLEKEHDILKPGTAFDLVNNFLAINTLFDDGKHIEVIIISRNNAATSLRITKSIEAYNLDIVRSAWTGGEKISKYLLPFKVDLFLSAYEDDVRDAIDVGIAAARILPFEGDRQMTLSHQVRIAFDGDAVLFSDESEQIYKLQGLDAFIAHEKENVSKSLPDGPFAKLLRVISKIQTHFPDNTSAPIRTALITALITARNSPAHERVIRTLNEWGVRIDEAFFLGGVDKYEIVKAFQADIFFDDQDVHLEKTSKETPSAKVPYVSSSPLFENQS; from the coding sequence ATGGGGTATGATTTAGAAAACAAACTGGTTATTGCCATCTCTTCGCGTGCATTGTTCTCTTTAGAAGAAGAAAATAGAATTTTTGAGAAACAAGGGCTAAAAGAGTACTACCAACATCAGCTCGAAAAAGAGCATGATATCCTGAAACCCGGCACCGCCTTCGATCTCGTCAACAACTTTTTAGCGATCAATACCCTGTTTGATGATGGAAAACACATCGAAGTCATTATCATCTCACGCAACAATGCCGCCACCAGTTTACGGATCACCAAATCGATAGAAGCGTACAACCTCGATATCGTTCGATCCGCATGGACGGGTGGAGAAAAAATCTCCAAATATCTATTACCGTTTAAAGTCGATCTCTTTTTATCCGCCTACGAAGACGATGTGCGTGATGCGATCGATGTCGGGATAGCCGCTGCGAGGATTTTACCGTTCGAGGGAGATCGACAAATGACCCTTTCTCATCAAGTGCGCATCGCGTTTGACGGAGATGCCGTTTTATTTTCAGACGAATCGGAACAAATCTACAAACTCCAAGGGCTCGATGCCTTCATCGCACACGAAAAAGAGAACGTCAGCAAATCACTCCCCGATGGACCATTCGCCAAATTACTACGGGTTATCTCCAAAATCCAAACTCATTTTCCAGATAATACCTCTGCCCCGATCCGAACCGCCCTCATCACCGCCCTCATCACCGCCCGCAACTCTCCCGCCCATGAGAGGGTTATACGGACACTCAACGAGTGGGGAGTCCGTATCGATGAAGCCTTTTTCCTAGGAGGTGTCGATAAATACGAAATCGTAAAGGCATTTCAAGCGGATATTTTCTTCGACGATCAAGACGTTCATCTCGAAAAAACTTCCAAAGAGACCCCCAGCGCAAAAGTGCCTTATGTCTCCTCCTCTCCCCTTTTTGAGAATCAAAGCTGA